A genomic stretch from Hemibagrus wyckioides isolate EC202008001 linkage group LG02, SWU_Hwy_1.0, whole genome shotgun sequence includes:
- the LOC131363451 gene encoding neuropeptide B-like, translating into MGKCDERALLILAICVFIVHTPAEAWYKQAAGPSYYSVGRASGLLSGIRRSAIRRDEAETRDRGGFTENNAIPLKNMPGCVKDVLPELQSCELMRGSTFRCEATVIITLDSSDCVNTRGSPLFPD; encoded by the exons ATGGGGAAGTGTGACGAGCGTGCTTTGCTCATTCTTGCCATTTGCGTGTTTATTGTTCACACACCAGCTGAAGCCTGGTACAAACAAGCAGCCGGACCCAGTTATTATTCAGTCGGTAGAGCATCGGGTCTGCTGTCAGGAATCCGGAGATCAGCCATCAGAAGAGATGAAGCGGAAACTCGGGACAGAGGAGGATTCACCGAAAATAACGCAATCCCTCTGAAAAATATG CCTGGTTGTGTGAAGGATGTTTTGCCGGAGCTGCAGAGCTGTGAGCTGATGCGTGGCTCCACGTTCCGGTGCGAGGCGACCGTCATTATCACCCTCGACTCCAGTGACTGTGTGAACACACGAGGATCACCTCTGTTTCCAGACTGA